The genomic window GGAGGCGACCGATAGGTAAAGAGAGGGAATCTCTCCAGTTCAGGGAGGCGCAGTGATGTTCATCGGCAACACGTTCGGAAAGACGCTCGATATCCTCCATCGTGAGATGGACGTGAACCTCATACGCCGGCAGATCATCGCGAACAATATCGCGAACGCCGACACCCCCAACTTCAAGCGGAGTGAGCTCAATTTCGAAAGCTCCCTCAAGAAGGCCCTGGAGTCCGAGAAGGTGAGGAAGCTGCCTGCCTTCATCACCGACCCACGGCACATCCCTTTCAACAGGCCGGTGGACTACCGTACGGTGCGGCCGAGGAAGATCCTCGATTTCTGGACGACCAGTAAGAACAACGGCAACAACGTGGACCTGGAGCAGGAGACCATGGACCTCCTCAACAACGAACTGCTCTACAATATGATGGTGCAGGCGGTCTCCCACCAGTTCTCCCAGGTCCAGCTGGTGCTCAGGTGAGGAGGTGAGGGATGGGGCTCTTTACACCGATCAACATAGCGGCCACGGGGCTCACGGCCCAGCGTCTCCGGATGGATGTGATCTCCAACAACATCGCGAACGCCACCACCACCCGCACCACCGAAGGGGGCCCCTTCAGACGGAGCAGAGTGGTCTTCAGACCACGGGTGGAGCAGCCCTACTGGCGGAGTCCGTTCCTCCCCAAGCCGCTCGACAACGGTCTCGGCAAGGGGGTGAGGGTGGTGAAGGTGGAGAAGGACTACGACGCGAAGACCAGACTCGTCTACGATCCCACCCATCCGGACGCCATCAAGTCGGGACCGCTCAAGGGCTATGTGGAGTATCCCAACGTGAACATCGTGAACGAGATGGTCGACCTCATCGACGCCTCGAGGGCTTACGAGGCGAACCTGGCCGTCGTGAACGGGTCGAAGACCATGTTCCTGAAAGCCTTGGAGATAGGGAGGTGAGTTAGATGCAGTTCCTGACAGAGACCACGGCCGTAGGACACAAGATCACCCTTCAGAAGGCTGATCCACGCCACTTCCAGGGCCACAAGCCCGAGGAAAAGCCTGTGGACCCGGACGATTTCTCCCGACTCCTCTTCGAGGCGCTCGACGGAGTGAACAGCCTTCAACAGAAGAGCGCACTCCTCAGCCAGCAGATGATCACGGATCCGGATTCCCTGGACCCGCACGACGTGACCATCGCCATGGCCAAGGCGAATCTCGCCCTCTCCATCACCAAGTCGGTGGTGGACAGGGCCGTACAAGCATACAGGGAGATCCTGTCGTTGCGCTGACGCGGATAGGATCTACCGTACCGGGAGGGGAACATGAATGAGTGGCTCAAGAACGTTCTGGAGCGCGTGAAGAACGCGTGGGGTAAGTGGTCGCTCGTCCAGAAGATCATCTTCATATCGATCGTGATGGTGCTCGTGGGAAGTCTCGTCTTCCTCGCGAGCCTGAGCGGTGCGCCCTCGATGGTTCCGCTCCTCAACAAGGCCATCACCGATCCACAGGTGCTCGAGGACATCACCACCCGCCTGGAGGAAGAGAACGTCCCCTACCAGGTGACGGCGGACAACCGTATCCTGGTCTCGGATGAGAAGACCGCACGCAGGATGCGGGCCATCCTCGTGCGGGAAGACCTCGTTCCCCGAGGGACCGATCCCTGGGAGCTCTTCGACATCGAGCGGTGGACCATCACCGACTTCGAACGAAACGTGAACCTGCGTAGGGCCATCACCAGGACCGTTGAGGAACACCTCAAGGCCCTGGACGACATCGATGATGCGAGTGTCACCCTGGTGCTGCCCGAGAAGGCTCTCTTCGCCGAGGATCAGGAACCGCCGAGCGCCTCCATCATCATCGTGCCCAAGCCGGGATCGGACATCACCAGTAATCGAAAGAAGATAGAGGGGATCGTGAAGCTGGTTCAGTTCGCCGTTGAGGGCCTCGATCCCGAAAACATCACGATCACCGATCAGCGGGGAGTGGTGCTCAACGACTTCGAAGGTATGGAGCAGTTCGAT from Spirochaeta thermophila DSM 6192 includes these protein-coding regions:
- the flgB gene encoding flagellar basal body rod protein FlgB, with the protein product MFIGNTFGKTLDILHREMDVNLIRRQIIANNIANADTPNFKRSELNFESSLKKALESEKVRKLPAFITDPRHIPFNRPVDYRTVRPRKILDFWTTSKNNGNNVDLEQETMDLLNNELLYNMMVQAVSHQFSQVQLVLR
- the flgC gene encoding flagellar basal body rod protein FlgC; amino-acid sequence: MGLFTPINIAATGLTAQRLRMDVISNNIANATTTRTTEGGPFRRSRVVFRPRVEQPYWRSPFLPKPLDNGLGKGVRVVKVEKDYDAKTRLVYDPTHPDAIKSGPLKGYVEYPNVNIVNEMVDLIDASRAYEANLAVVNGSKTMFLKALEIGR
- the fliE gene encoding flagellar hook-basal body complex protein FliE — translated: MQFLTETTAVGHKITLQKADPRHFQGHKPEEKPVDPDDFSRLLFEALDGVNSLQQKSALLSQQMITDPDSLDPHDVTIAMAKANLALSITKSVVDRAVQAYREILSLR